The following proteins come from a genomic window of Cronobacter muytjensii ATCC 51329:
- the narX gene encoding nitrate/nitrite two-component system sensor histidine kinase NarX, with amino-acid sequence MLKRLFSPLTLANQLAIIVLLLAGLGMGGMALAGWLAQGVQGSAHAINKAGSLRMQSYRLLAAVPVGNTQTAMFNEMERTAWSDELEQAAVRDGQQAALQSIQRYWRQHLSPSLRDARSPQEVSAQVAQFVGQIDALVSAFDSSTERRIAQVVMLQRGMALLMGLLLLFTLLWLRRRLLRPWRQLLAIAHAVAHRDFSQRASVSGRDEMATLGHALNSMSAELAESYASLEHRVQEKTAGLEQKNQILSFLWEANRRLHSDVPLCERLAPVLTRLQNLTLLRDIALRVYEVDDEEHYQEFVWQPDERCDEIGCHLCPRHLPAESETGTTMKWRLGDTHTQYGLLLATLPAGCHLSRDQQQLIDTLMEQLTATLALERQQERKQQLLVMEERAAIARELHDSIAQSLSCMKMQVSCLQMQGEALPEESRALLGQIRNELNASWRQLRELLTTFRLQLNEPGLKAALVASCQEFSARLGFTVTLNYQLPPRLVPSHQAIHLVQIAREALNNALKHAQASAIDVSVTLHQGQVRLCVADNGCGLPENAGRTNHYGLIIMRDRAQSLRGDCQVRRRTEGGTEVVVTFIPDAPFSSVPALVEGEVHE; translated from the coding sequence ATGCTGAAACGACTCTTCTCCCCGCTCACCCTCGCCAATCAACTGGCGATCATCGTGCTGTTGCTCGCCGGTCTCGGCATGGGCGGTATGGCGCTTGCAGGGTGGCTGGCGCAGGGCGTTCAGGGCAGCGCGCACGCCATTAACAAAGCGGGATCGCTGCGTATGCAGAGCTACCGCCTGCTCGCGGCGGTGCCGGTTGGCAATACGCAGACCGCGATGTTTAACGAGATGGAACGCACCGCCTGGAGCGACGAGCTTGAACAGGCGGCGGTCCGCGACGGCCAGCAGGCGGCGCTGCAATCGATTCAGCGCTACTGGCGTCAGCATCTTTCACCCTCGCTGCGCGACGCCCGCTCGCCACAGGAGGTCAGCGCGCAGGTGGCGCAGTTTGTGGGGCAGATAGACGCGCTGGTCAGCGCGTTCGACAGCTCCACCGAGCGGCGCATCGCCCAGGTCGTCATGCTGCAACGCGGCATGGCGCTGCTGATGGGCCTGCTGCTGCTCTTCACGCTGCTATGGCTGCGCCGTCGTCTGCTGCGCCCGTGGCGTCAGCTGCTCGCCATCGCGCATGCCGTCGCCCATCGCGATTTCAGCCAGCGCGCCAGCGTCTCCGGGCGTGATGAGATGGCGACACTGGGCCATGCGCTCAACAGCATGTCCGCCGAGCTTGCCGAAAGCTACGCCAGCCTTGAGCACCGGGTACAGGAGAAAACCGCCGGGCTTGAGCAAAAAAACCAGATCCTGTCGTTTTTGTGGGAGGCGAACCGCCGCCTGCACTCGGATGTGCCGCTGTGCGAGCGCCTGGCGCCGGTGCTGACGCGGCTGCAGAACCTCACGCTGTTGCGTGATATCGCGCTGCGCGTCTACGAAGTGGATGACGAAGAACATTACCAGGAGTTTGTCTGGCAGCCGGACGAGCGCTGCGACGAAATCGGCTGTCACCTCTGCCCGCGTCATCTTCCCGCAGAGAGCGAAACCGGTACCACGATGAAATGGCGTCTTGGCGATACCCACACCCAGTACGGCCTGCTGCTGGCGACGCTCCCCGCCGGCTGCCACTTAAGTCGCGACCAGCAACAGCTCATCGACACGCTGATGGAGCAGCTCACCGCAACGCTTGCGCTGGAGCGGCAGCAGGAGCGCAAACAGCAGTTGCTGGTGATGGAAGAGCGCGCCGCCATCGCCCGCGAGCTGCACGACTCCATCGCCCAGTCGCTCTCCTGTATGAAAATGCAGGTGAGCTGCCTGCAGATGCAGGGCGAGGCGCTGCCGGAGGAGAGCCGCGCGCTACTCGGTCAAATCCGCAACGAACTCAACGCCTCCTGGCGCCAGCTGCGCGAGCTGTTAACCACCTTCCGGCTCCAGCTTAACGAGCCGGGGCTGAAAGCCGCGCTGGTGGCGAGCTGTCAGGAATTCAGCGCCCGCCTCGGCTTTACGGTGACGCTCAATTATCAGCTTCCACCGCGGCTGGTGCCGTCGCATCAGGCCATCCATCTGGTGCAGATAGCCCGCGAGGCGTTAAACAACGCCTTAAAACACGCGCAGGCCAGCGCGATTGATGTCAGCGTGACGCTGCATCAGGGCCAGGTGCGGCTTTGCGTCGCCGATAACGGCTGCGGCCTGCCGGAAAACGCCGGGCGCACCAATCACTACGGCCTCATTATTATGCGCGACCGCGCCCAGAGTTTGCGCGGCGACTGTCAGGTACGGCGACGGACAGAAGGCGGCACCGAAGTGGTGGTGACCTTTATTCCCGATGCGCCGTTTTCTTCCGTACCCGCTCTTGTAGAAGGAGAAGTTCATGAATAA
- a CDS encoding NarK family nitrate/nitrite MFS transporter has product MSDSSAAARSTSGLITDWRPEDNQFWQHVGQRTARRNLWISVPCLLLAFCVWMLFSTVAVNLNKVGFTFTTDQLFMLTALPSVSGALLRVPYSFMVPVFGGRRWTAFSTGILIVPCVWLGFAVQDTSTPFSTFIIISLLCGFAGANFASSMANISFFFPKQKQGGALGINGGLGNLGVSVMQLVAPLAISLSIFAVFGSEGVTQDDGTRLYLENAAWVWVPFLAVFTLAAWFGMNDLAASKASLRDQLPVLKRGHLWVMSLLYLATFGSFIGFSAGFAMLSKTQFPQVDVMHFAFFGPLLGALARSAGGAISDRLGGTRVTLVNFILMAVFSGLLFVTLPSGGTGGNFAAFFGVFLALFLTAGLGSGSTFQMISVIFRKLTMDRVKAQGGSDEQAMREAATDTAAALGFISAIGAIGGFFIPKAFGTSLALTGSPAGAMKVFFVFYIVCVVLTWAVYGRKSAR; this is encoded by the coding sequence ATGAGTGACTCTTCCGCTGCGGCACGTTCCACAAGCGGGTTGATTACCGACTGGCGGCCCGAGGACAACCAGTTCTGGCAGCATGTGGGCCAGCGCACCGCGCGTCGCAACCTGTGGATCTCCGTGCCTTGTTTACTGCTCGCTTTTTGCGTCTGGATGCTGTTTAGCACCGTGGCGGTAAATCTGAATAAAGTGGGCTTTACCTTTACCACCGATCAGCTGTTTATGCTGACCGCGCTGCCATCGGTATCCGGCGCGCTGCTGCGCGTGCCGTACTCCTTTATGGTGCCGGTATTCGGCGGCCGTCGCTGGACGGCGTTCAGCACCGGCATTCTGATTGTCCCGTGCGTATGGCTGGGCTTTGCGGTGCAGGATACCTCCACGCCGTTCAGCACGTTTATTATCATTTCGCTGCTGTGCGGCTTTGCCGGGGCGAACTTCGCTTCCAGCATGGCGAATATCAGCTTTTTCTTTCCGAAACAGAAACAGGGCGGGGCGCTTGGCATAAATGGCGGGCTTGGCAATCTCGGCGTCAGCGTCATGCAGCTGGTCGCGCCGCTGGCGATTTCGCTCTCCATCTTCGCGGTCTTTGGCAGCGAAGGCGTCACCCAGGATGACGGCACGCGCCTCTATCTGGAAAACGCCGCGTGGGTATGGGTGCCGTTCCTGGCCGTGTTTACGCTGGCGGCGTGGTTTGGCATGAATGATCTGGCGGCGTCGAAAGCGTCGCTGCGCGATCAGTTGCCGGTGCTTAAACGCGGCCACCTGTGGGTGATGAGCCTGCTCTATCTGGCGACGTTCGGCTCGTTTATCGGTTTCTCGGCTGGTTTTGCGATGCTTTCGAAAACCCAGTTTCCGCAGGTGGATGTAATGCATTTCGCGTTTTTCGGGCCGCTGCTCGGCGCGCTGGCGCGCTCTGCGGGCGGGGCGATTTCTGACCGTCTGGGCGGGACGCGCGTAACGCTGGTGAACTTTATTCTGATGGCGGTGTTCAGCGGGCTGCTGTTCGTCACGCTGCCGTCCGGCGGCACGGGCGGAAATTTCGCGGCGTTCTTCGGCGTGTTCCTGGCGCTGTTCCTGACGGCCGGGCTGGGAAGCGGCTCCACCTTCCAGATGATTTCGGTGATTTTCCGCAAGCTCACGATGGATCGCGTGAAAGCGCAAGGCGGCAGCGACGAGCAGGCGATGCGCGAAGCAGCGACTGACACGGCGGCGGCGCTTGGGTTTATCTCCGCCATCGGCGCTATCGGCGGGTTTTTTATTCCGAAAGCGTTTGGCACGTCGCTGGCGCTGACCGGGTCGCCTGCGGGCGCGATGAAAGTCTTTTTTGTGTTTTACATTGTTTGCGTGGTGCTGACCTGGGCCGTTTATGGCCGTAAATCAGCACGCTAA
- a CDS encoding nitrate reductase subunit alpha, whose protein sequence is MSKFLDRFRYFKQKGETFADGHGQLLETNRDWEEGYRQRWQHDKIVRSTHGVNCTGSCSWKIYVKNGLVTWETQQTDYPRTRPDMPNHEPRGCPRGASYSWYLYSANRLKYPLMRKRLIKLWREAKARHSDPVNAWASIMEDSEKAKSYKQARGRGGFVRSSWQEVNELIAAANVWTAKTFGPDRIAGFSPIPAMSMVSYASGARYLSLIGGTCLSFYDWYCDLPPASPMTWGEQTDVPESADWYNSSYIIAWGSNVPQTRTPDAHFFTEVRYKGTKTVAVTPDYAEIAKLCDLWLAPKQGTDSAMALAMGHVMLREFHLDKPSQYFTDYVRRYTDMPMLVMLEERDGFYAAGRMLRASDLVDNLGQENNPEWKTVAFDNRDGDMVAPNGSIGFRWGEKGKWNLEQRDGASGEETELRLSLLGHQDEIAEVGFPYFGGESSEHFNSVKLDNVLLHKLPAKRLTLADGSTALVTTVYDLTLANYGLDRGLGDANCAASYDDIKAYTPAWAEQVTGVPRAQIIRTAREFADNADKTHGRSMIIVGAGLNHWYHMDMNYRGLINMLVFCGCVGQSGGGWAHYVGQEKLRPQTGWTPLAFALDWNRPPRHMNSTSFFYNHSGQWRYESLTADDLLSPLADKSRYSGHLIDFNVRAERMGWLPSAPQLGTNPLRIKAAADAAGMNPVEYTVGALKSGDIRFAAEEPENGKNHPRNLFVWRSNLLGSSGKGHEYMLKYLLGTENGIQGKDLGQQGGVKPEEIEWQDNGLDGKLDLVVTLDFRLSSTCLYSDIVLPTATWYEKDDMNTSDMHPFIHPLSAAVDPAWDSKSDWEIYKGIAKKFSELCVGHLGVETDVVTLPIQHDSAAELAQPLDVKDWKKGECDLIPGKTAPHIIAVERDYPATYERFTSIGPLLDKIGNGGKGIAWNTQSEMDLLRKLNYTKQDGPAKGQPMLNTAIDAAEMILTLAPETNGQVAVKAWAALSEFTGRDHTHLATNKEEEKIRFRDIQAQPRKIISSPTWSGLEDEHVSYNAGYTNVHELIPWRTLSGRQQLYQDHPWMRDFGESLLVYRPPIDTRSVKAVMGQKSNGNPERALNFITPHQKWGIHSTYSDNLLMLTLSRGGPIVWMSEVDAKALGIKDNDWIEAFNSNGALTARAVVSQRVPEGMTMMYHAQERIVNIPGSEITGQRGGIHNSVTRVCPKPTHMIGGYAQLAYGFNYYGTVGSNRDEFVVVRKMKNIDWLDGEGNDQKQESVK, encoded by the coding sequence ATGAGTAAATTCCTGGACAGGTTCCGCTATTTCAAACAGAAAGGCGAAACCTTTGCCGATGGGCATGGACAACTTCTGGAAACGAACCGGGACTGGGAAGAGGGTTACCGTCAACGCTGGCAGCATGACAAAATTGTCCGCTCCACCCACGGCGTTAACTGCACCGGTTCCTGCAGCTGGAAGATTTACGTGAAAAACGGTCTTGTGACCTGGGAAACCCAGCAGACCGACTACCCGCGCACCCGCCCCGATATGCCTAACCACGAGCCGCGCGGCTGTCCGCGTGGGGCCAGCTACTCCTGGTATCTCTACAGCGCGAACCGTCTGAAATATCCGCTGATGCGCAAACGCCTGATCAAACTCTGGCGCGAGGCGAAAGCGCGTCACAGCGATCCGGTAAATGCCTGGGCTTCCATCATGGAAGACAGCGAAAAAGCAAAAAGCTACAAGCAGGCGCGCGGACGCGGCGGTTTTGTTCGCTCCTCCTGGCAGGAAGTCAATGAACTGATTGCCGCCGCCAACGTCTGGACCGCCAAAACCTTCGGCCCGGACCGCATCGCGGGCTTCTCGCCGATCCCGGCGATGTCGATGGTTTCTTATGCCTCCGGCGCCCGCTATCTGTCGCTGATTGGCGGCACCTGCCTGAGCTTCTACGACTGGTATTGCGACCTGCCGCCTGCGTCGCCGATGACCTGGGGTGAGCAGACCGACGTGCCGGAATCCGCCGACTGGTACAACTCCAGCTACATTATCGCCTGGGGCTCCAACGTGCCGCAGACCCGTACGCCGGACGCCCACTTCTTTACCGAAGTGCGCTACAAAGGCACCAAAACGGTCGCCGTCACTCCGGACTACGCCGAAATCGCCAAGTTGTGCGACCTGTGGCTGGCGCCGAAACAGGGCACCGACAGCGCGATGGCGCTGGCGATGGGCCACGTGATGCTGCGCGAATTCCACCTCGACAAACCGAGCCAGTATTTCACCGACTACGTGCGCCGCTACACCGACATGCCGATGCTGGTGATGCTCGAAGAGCGCGACGGCTTCTATGCCGCAGGCCGTATGCTGCGCGCCTCGGATCTGGTCGATAATCTGGGCCAGGAAAATAACCCGGAATGGAAAACCGTCGCGTTCGATAATCGCGATGGCGACATGGTGGCGCCGAATGGCTCCATCGGTTTCCGCTGGGGCGAAAAAGGCAAATGGAATCTGGAGCAGCGCGACGGCGCCAGCGGTGAAGAGACCGAACTGCGTCTCTCGCTGCTCGGCCACCAGGATGAAATCGCCGAGGTCGGCTTCCCGTATTTCGGCGGCGAAAGCAGCGAGCACTTTAACAGCGTGAAGCTGGACAATGTGCTGCTGCATAAACTGCCGGCTAAACGTCTGACCCTGGCCGACGGCAGCACCGCGCTTGTGACCACCGTTTATGATCTGACGCTTGCCAACTACGGCCTGGATCGCGGCCTTGGCGACGCTAACTGCGCCGCCAGCTACGACGACATTAAAGCCTATACGCCAGCCTGGGCCGAACAGGTGACCGGCGTGCCGCGCGCGCAGATAATCCGCACCGCCCGCGAGTTTGCTGATAACGCCGATAAGACGCATGGCCGTTCGATGATCATCGTCGGCGCTGGTCTGAACCACTGGTATCACATGGATATGAACTACCGTGGGCTTATCAATATGCTGGTGTTCTGCGGCTGCGTCGGCCAGAGCGGCGGCGGCTGGGCGCACTATGTGGGCCAGGAGAAACTGCGTCCGCAGACCGGCTGGACGCCGCTGGCGTTTGCGCTGGACTGGAACCGTCCGCCGCGCCATATGAACAGCACCTCGTTCTTCTACAACCACTCCGGGCAGTGGCGCTATGAATCCCTGACGGCGGACGATCTCCTGTCGCCGCTGGCGGATAAATCGCGCTACAGCGGTCATCTGATCGACTTTAACGTGCGCGCCGAACGCATGGGCTGGCTGCCGTCCGCACCGCAGCTTGGCACCAACCCGCTGCGTATCAAAGCCGCTGCGGACGCCGCAGGGATGAACCCGGTGGAGTACACCGTAGGCGCGCTGAAATCGGGCGACATCCGCTTCGCCGCTGAAGAGCCGGAAAACGGCAAAAACCATCCGCGTAACCTGTTCGTCTGGCGCTCCAACCTGCTGGGCTCCTCCGGTAAGGGGCATGAATACATGCTCAAATACCTGCTTGGCACCGAGAATGGCATTCAGGGCAAAGATCTGGGCCAGCAGGGCGGCGTGAAGCCCGAAGAGATCGAATGGCAGGACAATGGCCTCGATGGCAAGCTGGATCTGGTGGTGACCCTGGACTTCCGTCTGTCCAGCACCTGTCTCTATTCTGACATCGTGCTGCCGACCGCCACCTGGTATGAGAAAGACGACATGAATACCTCGGATATGCATCCGTTTATTCATCCGCTTTCCGCTGCCGTCGACCCGGCCTGGGATTCCAAAAGCGACTGGGAAATCTACAAAGGCATCGCGAAGAAATTCTCCGAGCTGTGCGTAGGCCACCTGGGCGTGGAAACCGATGTGGTGACATTGCCGATTCAGCATGACTCCGCCGCCGAACTGGCGCAGCCGCTGGATGTAAAAGACTGGAAAAAAGGCGAATGCGACCTGATCCCGGGCAAAACCGCCCCGCACATTATTGCGGTGGAACGTGATTACCCGGCGACGTACGAGCGCTTCACCTCCATCGGCCCGCTGCTCGATAAAATCGGCAACGGCGGTAAAGGTATCGCCTGGAACACCCAGAGCGAGATGGATCTGCTGCGTAAGCTCAATTACACCAAGCAGGACGGCCCCGCCAAAGGCCAGCCGATGCTGAACACCGCCATTGACGCCGCCGAGATGATCCTGACGCTCGCGCCAGAAACCAACGGCCAGGTGGCGGTGAAAGCCTGGGCGGCGCTCAGCGAATTTACCGGCCGCGACCATACGCATCTGGCGACCAATAAAGAAGAAGAGAAGATTCGCTTTCGCGATATCCAGGCGCAGCCGCGCAAAATCATCTCCAGCCCGACCTGGTCTGGTCTTGAAGATGAACATGTCTCTTACAACGCCGGTTACACCAACGTGCATGAGCTGATCCCATGGCGCACGCTCTCGGGCCGTCAGCAACTGTACCAGGATCACCCGTGGATGCGCGACTTCGGCGAAAGCCTGCTGGTGTACCGTCCGCCGATTGATACCCGTTCCGTTAAAGCGGTGATGGGGCAGAAATCGAACGGCAACCCGGAACGCGCGCTGAACTTTATTACCCCGCACCAGAAATGGGGCATTCATTCCACCTACAGCGACAACCTGCTGATGCTGACGCTGTCGCGCGGCGGCCCGATTGTCTGGATGAGCGAAGTGGACGCGAAAGCGCTGGGCATTAAAGACAACGACTGGATTGAAGCGTTTAACAGCAACGGCGCGCTGACTGCCCGTGCAGTAGTCAGCCAGCGCGTACCGGAAGGCATGACGATGATGTATCACGCTCAGGAGCGCATCGTGAATATTCCGGGCTCGGAAATCACCGGCCAGCGCGGCGGTATCCATAACTCGGTCACCCGCGTCTGCCCGAAACCGACTCACATGATAGGCGGCTACGCGCAGCTCGCTTACGGTTTCAACTACTACGGCACCGTAGGCTCTAACCGCGACGAGTTCGTGGTGGTACGTAAGATGAAGAACATTGACTGGTTGGACGGCGAAGGCAACGACCAGAAACAGGAGAGCGTAAAATGA